Proteins encoded in a region of the Oculatellaceae cyanobacterium genome:
- a CDS encoding glycosyltransferase — MLENHQPVKIMHVITRVGSGGVERRRLLIAKGLDQTKFYQKIVCLDARNSLLLSDLQQAGVEVIDLNGKGSIFDAKALFRIYQEIKRWQPNIVHCALFEGMVLGGLAAIASGNNKLILEDTSDLYGNPRSNQTKLLLGAIAKYASAYIAISPTVGQYLIQEQKVPEKLVKIICNGVSETKKPPGSETLAEKQRLGLPADAVIVGSVGRIENRVKRFTDIIDAISLTSESINNLYLLIVGEGEDQAMLEEYAIQKNVKERVIFTGYRHDLDMVYSLMDIFVLASAYEGFGLVLVEAMFSSLPVIATNVGGIPSIVIDEKTGILIPPLNPEVLAKALIKLYNSPELRAQMGTLGRQRAIDSFTEQRYVQEIKNLYCNLLNTTN; from the coding sequence ATGCTAGAAAATCATCAACCAGTAAAGATAATGCACGTTATCACTCGTGTTGGTAGCGGCGGTGTAGAAAGACGGCGTTTATTAATTGCTAAAGGGTTAGATCAAACAAAATTTTACCAAAAAATAGTTTGCTTAGATGCTAGAAATTCTTTATTACTTAGTGATTTACAACAAGCGGGAGTTGAAGTAATTGATCTTAATGGCAAAGGTTCAATTTTTGATGCTAAAGCGTTATTCAGAATTTATCAAGAAATTAAACGTTGGCAACCAAACATTGTACATTGTGCCTTATTTGAAGGAATGGTTTTAGGGGGGTTAGCGGCGATCGCATCAGGTAACAATAAGTTAATTTTAGAAGATACTAGCGACCTTTATGGTAATCCTAGATCTAATCAAACAAAACTTCTGCTGGGAGCGATCGCTAAATATGCTTCCGCTTACATTGCTATTTCTCCTACAGTTGGTCAATATTTAATCCAAGAGCAAAAAGTACCTGAGAAGCTGGTAAAAATCATTTGTAACGGTGTATCCGAAACAAAAAAACCACCTGGATCAGAAACTTTAGCTGAAAAACAAAGATTAGGCTTGCCAGCAGATGCAGTGATTGTTGGTAGCGTTGGTAGAATTGAAAACCGCGTTAAAAGATTCACTGATATTATAGATGCTATTTCTCTAACTAGCGAGTCAATTAATAATCTTTATTTACTAATTGTAGGTGAAGGAGAGGATCAAGCTATGTTGGAGGAATATGCTATACAAAAAAATGTTAAAGAACGTGTCATCTTTACTGGGTATCGTCATGACCTTGACATGGTTTATTCCTTAATGGACATATTCGTTTTAGCTTCAGCGTATGAGGGATTTGGACTTGTTTTAGTTGAAGCGATGTTTAGTTCATTACCTGTTATTGCTACTAATGTAGGTGGAATCCCTAGCATTGTTATAGATGAAAAAACCGGAATTTTAATTCCACCGCTAAATCCTGAAGTTTTGGCAAAAGCGCTGATTAAACTATATAATTCACCTGAGTTAAGAGCACAAATGGGAACTTTGGGAAGACAAAGGGCAATAGATAGCTTTACTGAACAAAGATATGTGCAAGAAATTAAAAATTTATATTGTAATTTATTAAATACCACAAACTGA
- a CDS encoding glycosyltransferase, with translation MKNLQLQHQALFILCTGYFQPYLDTLFLPIIIGIDKSIVKFSVLQFCPADIPAYAVNTAAKFSVPLYTETYHNKPALIGTFWDVVRGTIVIRSLVRRGEVTVLHPRSYIPGAMAMLVKMLEPQVQIVFDSDGLMPDERVEFGSWSLNSPIYKLFRFIEKKLMEQSDVVLTRTEQAKKILLERNKSSINPEKFLVIPNGKDTSVFTSIAQNERQEVRQRYGVGENTPLIVYVGSMATQYMPESMFLFFSYLLKLEQKAHFLLLTSGNKENLLALAQQHNIAPESFTIDYVVPDAVPTILASADVGLALRMPSLSQRAVSPIKVCEYLLCGTPVIANFGVGDLDNLFNHHPEIGCLLPDTSNASLETATKWVVDEVMPKREALTQKCRSVGVEYFSLDTVSSKYTEVYRSLKLVSFSQ, from the coding sequence ATGAAAAATTTGCAATTACAACATCAAGCATTATTTATTTTATGTACTGGTTATTTCCAGCCATATTTAGATACACTGTTTTTACCTATTATTATTGGAATAGACAAAAGTATTGTTAAATTTAGTGTTTTGCAATTTTGTCCTGCTGATATTCCAGCTTATGCTGTTAACACAGCCGCAAAATTTTCTGTACCTTTATACACTGAAACATATCACAACAAACCTGCATTAATTGGTACTTTTTGGGATGTTGTACGGGGAACCATCGTTATTAGAAGTTTGGTTCGCAGGGGAGAAGTTACCGTACTTCACCCTCGAAGTTATATTCCAGGTGCAATGGCAATGCTTGTAAAAATGCTAGAGCCTCAAGTACAGATAGTATTTGATTCTGATGGTTTAATGCCAGATGAACGGGTAGAGTTTGGTAGTTGGAGTTTGAATAGCCCTATATATAAGTTATTTCGCTTCATTGAAAAGAAATTGATGGAACAGTCAGATGTAGTATTAACTAGAACTGAACAAGCAAAAAAAATTTTACTTGAACGTAATAAATCGTCTATAAATCCAGAAAAATTTTTAGTAATACCTAACGGAAAAGACACTTCTGTATTCACTTCAATTGCACAAAATGAACGTCAAGAAGTACGTCAACGATACGGCGTAGGGGAAAATACTCCGTTAATAGTTTATGTTGGCTCTATGGCTACTCAGTATATGCCAGAATCTATGTTTTTATTCTTTTCCTATTTGCTAAAATTAGAACAAAAAGCTCATTTTTTGTTGCTAACGAGTGGAAATAAGGAAAATTTGTTAGCACTAGCGCAACAACATAACATAGCGCCGGAATCTTTTACAATTGATTATGTTGTTCCTGATGCAGTTCCTACTATCTTAGCTAGTGCGGATGTCGGTTTAGCTTTACGGATGCCTAGTTTATCGCAGCGTGCAGTTTCTCCAATTAAGGTCTGCGAGTATTTGCTTTGTGGTACACCCGTTATTGCTAATTTTGGAGTTGGCGATTTAGATAATTTATTTAATCATCATCCTGAGATAGGTTGTCTGTTACCCGATACTAGCAATGCTTCTTTGGAAACTGCTACTAAATGGGTTGTTGATGAAGTTATGCCTAAACGTGAAGCGCTAACCCAGAAATGCCGCAGTGTGGGAGTAGAATACTTTAGTTTAGATACTGTCAGTTCCAAGTACACTGAGGTATACAGAAGTTTAAAACTTGTTTCCTTTTCACAATAA
- a CDS encoding class I SAM-dependent methyltransferase produces the protein MIQQSLPKSSQVSCIVCGRLNSNYLLSKANDGRGQGEISLYKCPACETVFLGGWKDEFIEELYDYYATQIGSEKSKIYNPINDLRYEKILTQFQRLINGKKVLDVGCGKGQFVDFLSKKGWDVTGIELSDSAVTLCQQFNLPVKKLDFFDASLAPESFDLVTMSEVIEHVPMPAQFITRAEELLKPGGLLYLTTPNFASLDRRILAEEWDAIHREHLTYFSPKTIAKMIKSSSNLEIVSISTKNISPNAIRRWLPSISKAKAATVKEESNTQSSHNSGAEKQALRRKVESSPILTAVKNSINQLLDLFDAGSSMTVVCRKASK, from the coding sequence ATGATTCAACAATCTTTGCCCAAATCTAGCCAGGTGAGTTGTATAGTTTGCGGTAGATTAAATTCCAATTATCTGTTGAGCAAGGCAAATGACGGTCGCGGTCAGGGAGAAATAAGTTTATATAAATGCCCTGCTTGTGAAACTGTATTTTTGGGCGGTTGGAAAGATGAATTTATTGAAGAATTATATGATTATTATGCCACTCAGATAGGCAGTGAAAAAAGCAAGATTTATAATCCTATTAATGATTTACGTTATGAAAAAATCCTCACTCAATTTCAGCGTTTAATCAATGGTAAAAAAGTTTTAGATGTCGGCTGTGGTAAAGGGCAATTTGTTGATTTCCTGAGCAAAAAAGGCTGGGATGTTACAGGTATAGAACTTTCTGATTCAGCCGTTACTTTATGTCAACAGTTTAACTTGCCAGTAAAAAAATTAGATTTTTTTGATGCAAGTTTAGCTCCTGAAAGCTTTGATTTAGTCACAATGTCTGAAGTAATTGAACACGTACCTATGCCTGCTCAATTTATAACCAGAGCGGAAGAATTGCTTAAACCTGGTGGTTTACTATATTTAACTACACCAAATTTTGCATCTTTAGATAGAAGAATTTTAGCAGAAGAATGGGATGCAATTCATCGTGAGCATCTCACCTATTTTTCCCCTAAAACGATCGCAAAAATGATCAAAAGTTCTAGTAATTTGGAAATTGTAAGCATTTCTACAAAAAATATTTCTCCCAACGCGATTCGACGCTGGCTACCATCTATTTCTAAAGCTAAGGCAGCAACGGTTAAAGAGGAATCGAATACACAATCATCTCATAATTCTGGTGCAGAAAAACAAGCATTGCGGCGTAAAGTGGAATCTTCTCCAATTCTTACTGCTGTCAAAAATAGTATTAATCAATTGCTTGACTTGTTTGATGCTGGTTCATCTATGACTGTAGTGTGCCGTAAAGCATCAAAGTAA
- a CDS encoding TldD/PmbA family protein, with protein MPNINEIATYAQERAEQIGIKKFDIYGSTVDETSVQVDQGEPKQVKASNRSGVTVRVWNEDNTTGVTSTTDVDSNGIELALKTAYEASFFGVKENTPDFSPEATAKVADVKSEKAPQAPVSQLIETLIAAEKELLQAHSAIARVPYNGLSQRDIERFYLNSDGALRTESRSYASIYLYSKTEQEGKKPRSAGAFRINSSLDSLDIPACLKEAAEKTISHLDYQNIKSGKYTVVFSPEAFLSLIGAFSNIFNAQNILDKQSLSTPESLGKQIASPLLSVYDDALHPANVAAETFDGEGTPTRRVSLIENGVLSGFIHSAGTAKRLNAQPTGHANMGAKITVSSNFYHVLPGTNTQQEYNLDDAENVILIDDLQALHAGVQALQGSFSLPFDGWLVNKGKKTSIDSATVAGDFLEVMRSIIFVEQEAELTPGGVCPRVWVDGLSITGE; from the coding sequence GTGCCGAATATTAATGAAATTGCTACTTACGCACAAGAGCGTGCTGAACAAATTGGAATCAAAAAATTTGATATTTATGGCTCAACTGTAGATGAAACTAGCGTACAGGTAGATCAAGGTGAGCCTAAACAAGTCAAAGCATCTAATCGTTCTGGTGTTACTGTGCGTGTTTGGAATGAAGACAATACGACTGGGGTGACTAGCACCACAGATGTAGATTCTAATGGGATAGAATTAGCTTTAAAAACTGCTTATGAAGCTAGTTTTTTCGGTGTTAAAGAAAATACACCAGATTTTAGTCCTGAAGCAACTGCAAAAGTTGCAGATGTCAAGAGCGAAAAAGCACCTCAAGCGCCTGTATCACAACTAATCGAAACTTTGATCGCCGCCGAAAAAGAGTTGTTGCAAGCGCATAGTGCGATCGCTAGAGTACCTTATAACGGACTTTCCCAAAGAGATATAGAAAGGTTTTATCTCAATAGTGACGGCGCACTCAGAACCGAATCCCGCTCCTACGCCTCAATCTATCTTTACAGTAAAACAGAGCAAGAAGGTAAAAAGCCACGCAGTGCAGGCGCTTTTAGAATTAACAGTAGCCTCGATAGTTTAGATATTCCAGCGTGTTTAAAAGAAGCTGCTGAGAAAACTATTAGCCATCTAGATTATCAAAATATTAAATCTGGCAAATATACAGTTGTCTTCTCACCAGAAGCTTTTCTGAGCTTAATAGGGGCTTTTTCTAACATATTTAATGCCCAAAATATTCTAGACAAGCAAAGTTTGTCTACTCCTGAATCTTTAGGAAAGCAAATAGCTTCCCCTCTGCTTTCAGTCTATGACGATGCGCTACACCCAGCTAACGTAGCCGCAGAAACATTTGATGGCGAAGGAACCCCAACCCGCCGAGTATCGCTGATTGAAAATGGCGTTTTATCTGGATTTATTCACAGCGCAGGCACAGCTAAAAGATTGAACGCACAACCCACTGGTCATGCCAATATGGGAGCTAAAATAACAGTTAGCTCCAACTTTTATCATGTGTTGCCTGGAACTAATACACAACAAGAATATAATCTTGACGACGCTGAAAATGTGATTTTGATTGATGACCTTCAAGCACTTCATGCAGGGGTACAAGCTTTACAAGGTTCGTTTTCCTTACCATTTGATGGTTGGCTTGTCAATAAGGGCAAAAAAACCAGTATTGATTCTGCTACTGTAGCGGGGGACTTTTTAGAAGTAATGCGATCGATTATATTTGTAGAACAAGAAGCTGAGTTAACTCCAGGGGGGGTTTGTCCTAGAGTTTGGGTTGATGGTTTGTCGATTACAGGAGAGTAA
- a CDS encoding TldD/PmbA family protein: MTLSIHPSRLLLSKELPTLEYTATSNRFDETWEAPLSTLLGLGRAAGADLIEFFLERVNYISSLAEEDIITSISPRLSTGAGVRVFRGEADCYVSTNDLSFSGLKSALEKGLSILGLQLPAPNSYIPEINLELLRDYATKRGKDAWLSECSSMREMGEILLDANAQLKLKANHVQSRRAAYFRDWQEVLVAASDGTFARDIRLTQSVGYNLLCAEGANRSSIGQRVGDTSNPNFLRTWNYQSTAEEVAESAGKMLYADYVESGTYPIIMANHFGGVIFHEACGHLLETTQIERNTTPFADKKGEKIAHESLTAWDEGLSPTAFGTIDMDDEGMPAQRTLLIEKGILKNFIADRAGSIRTGHPRTGSGRRQSYNSAAASRMRNTYIAPGEYTNEDLFASIDKGIYCKKMGGGSVGATGQFNFAVDEAYLIENGKITKPLKGATLIGEASEIMNKISMCSNDLGLAAGFCGSVSGSIYVTVGQPHIKVDSITVGGR, translated from the coding sequence ATGACCCTATCCATCCATCCAAGTAGATTACTGCTCTCTAAAGAACTCCCCACTCTGGAATATACTGCAACATCAAATCGCTTTGATGAAACCTGGGAAGCACCTCTGTCTACCCTCTTGGGATTAGGTCGTGCAGCAGGCGCAGACTTGATAGAATTTTTTCTAGAACGAGTAAATTATATTAGCTCTCTAGCAGAAGAGGATATTATTACCAGCATCTCCCCACGTCTCTCAACTGGCGCTGGTGTGAGAGTATTTCGTGGTGAAGCTGATTGTTACGTTAGCACCAACGATTTATCATTTTCAGGACTAAAATCTGCTTTAGAAAAAGGACTTTCAATCTTAGGATTGCAACTTCCAGCACCTAACTCTTATATTCCAGAAATTAATCTAGAGTTACTTAGAGACTACGCCACCAAACGCGGAAAAGATGCTTGGCTATCAGAATGTAGCTCAATGCGCGAAATGGGAGAAATCCTCCTAGATGCCAATGCCCAACTAAAACTTAAAGCAAATCACGTACAATCAAGACGAGCAGCTTATTTTCGAGATTGGCAGGAAGTATTAGTTGCAGCCAGTGATGGCACTTTTGCTCGTGACATTCGCCTAACTCAATCTGTAGGCTATAACCTCTTATGTGCTGAGGGTGCTAATCGTTCCTCAATAGGTCAGCGCGTTGGTGATACTAGCAACCCCAACTTTTTAAGAACATGGAATTATCAATCTACGGCTGAGGAAGTTGCAGAATCAGCTGGAAAAATGCTCTACGCAGATTATGTTGAATCTGGAACTTACCCAATCATCATGGCAAACCACTTTGGCGGGGTAATTTTCCATGAAGCCTGCGGACATTTGCTAGAAACTACCCAAATTGAACGCAACACCACTCCTTTTGCAGATAAAAAAGGTGAAAAAATTGCCCATGAAAGCTTAACGGCTTGGGATGAAGGACTTTCTCCCACTGCTTTCGGTACGATTGATATGGATGATGAGGGGATGCCTGCCCAAAGAACTTTATTAATTGAAAAAGGCATTCTCAAAAACTTTATAGCCGATCGCGCAGGTTCTATCCGTACAGGACATCCGAGAACTGGAAGTGGTCGTCGTCAAAGCTATAATTCTGCGGCTGCAAGTCGGATGCGAAATACTTATATTGCTCCTGGCGAATACACTAACGAGGATTTATTTGCCTCGATTGATAAAGGCATTTACTGCAAAAAAATGGGCGGTGGTAGCGTTGGCGCTACAGGTCAATTTAACTTTGCTGTTGATGAAGCTTATTTAATTGAAAACGGTAAAATCACCAAACCTCTTAAAGGCGCAACTTTGATCGGCGAAGCAAGTGAGATTATGAACAAAATCTCAATGTGTTCTAACGACTTGGGGCTGGCTGCTGGTTTTTGTGGCTCGGTTAGTGGCAGTATTTACGTCACTGTAGGACAACCACATATTAAGGTAGATTCGATTACTGTCGGCGGACGTTAA
- a CDS encoding GH25 family lysozyme → MFGIDVASYGGTVNWSAVKNSGKMYGIVKATEGVTIKDPSFSRYWQDMKQVGIMRGAYHYFHPLKSDPVQQAREFLKTVKLEPGDLPPVLDVETTNGASRATVVNTMKLWLLEVMKGLQQQTGKKIKPIIYTYPNFWINTLGNPTDFSTFPLWIAHYDVEKPWIPSSWGEGNWDIHQYKGDVRGITGVSGVGDLNKFNLLFPGAKGTRVKEIQQQLKDFNQPEFDPGSISGDFDEKTKKAIIAFQTANKLQVDGIIGLKTWVQMLWYTPPAPKPPVTPPAIINLVDLPKSYTGGFTVNQDQAIKWLQSKIPQATLAEFAQRWKNSQ, encoded by the coding sequence ATGTTTGGAATTGATGTTGCTAGTTATGGTGGAACAGTTAATTGGTCAGCAGTTAAAAACTCTGGCAAGATGTATGGAATTGTCAAAGCAACCGAGGGCGTTACCATCAAAGACCCCTCTTTCTCTCGCTATTGGCAAGACATGAAGCAGGTTGGAATTATGAGGGGTGCTTACCACTACTTCCACCCTCTCAAATCCGACCCTGTACAACAAGCACGCGAATTTCTTAAAACTGTAAAGCTTGAGCCTGGTGACTTACCACCAGTACTAGATGTAGAAACTACTAATGGAGCTAGTAGAGCTACTGTTGTGAATACCATGAAACTGTGGCTGTTGGAAGTAATGAAAGGCCTTCAACAACAAACAGGAAAGAAGATTAAACCAATTATTTACACCTATCCTAATTTCTGGATTAATACCCTTGGAAACCCAACAGATTTTTCTACCTTTCCACTTTGGATTGCTCATTATGACGTAGAAAAACCTTGGATACCTAGTTCGTGGGGCGAAGGTAACTGGGATATTCATCAATACAAAGGAGATGTTAGGGGAATAACGGGTGTAAGTGGTGTAGGAGATCTCAATAAATTTAATTTGCTTTTTCCTGGAGCAAAAGGCACAAGAGTTAAGGAAATTCAACAACAACTGAAAGACTTTAACCAGCCAGAATTTGATCCTGGTAGTATTAGTGGTGATTTTGATGAAAAAACTAAGAAAGCAATTATTGCTTTTCAAACTGCTAATAAACTACAAGTTGATGGAATTATTGGGCTAAAAACCTGGGTACAAATGCTGTGGTACACACCACCAGCACCCAAGCCCCCTGTCACACCTCCTGCAATTATCAATTTGGTTGATCTTCCTAAATCATATACAGGCGGTTTTACTGTCAATCAAGATCAAGCTATTAAGTGGTTGCAAAGCAAAATTCCTCAAGCAACTTTAGCCGAATTTGCCCAACGTTGGAAAAATTCTCAGTAA
- a CDS encoding adenylate/guanylate cyclase domain-containing protein, with protein sequence MWAKLKHKIWAWRNVWITAPSVTGLVLLMRFAGWLQPLEWAALDQYFLLRPLEPTDSRVVIIGINELDITNYKKWPLSDELLAKLLLQVKKQQPRAIGLDLVRDLPVAPGHEELVNVFKTTPNLIGVQKVPDFSGDKIKVEEKGSGFAPPPVLARQGQVAGADVVPDPDGRLRRGLLFLQDTEGNSLQTLGLKMGLMYLKAQGITPKKSAIDPKYMQLGETVFVPFKNNDGGYVKVDDGGYQILLNFRGPRESFRTISMTDVLEEKIPLDLMRDRIVLIGPTAASLKDFFYTPYSSRLVKAVELTPGVEIHANLASQMISSVLDSRPLIKVWSEPVEWLWIFVWSVVGATLTWKGRFAGGVAKFSPLLIAGMIFAVGILLGGTYFAFLEGWWIPVVPPAIALVGSAAIITIYIARTAGEIRKTFGRYLSDEVVANLLETPEGLRLGGERRKLTILMSDLRGFSAVSERLRPENVVAFLNIYLGIMADIITEYNGTIDEFIGDAILVIFGAPTQRADDAQRAVACAVAMQLAMERVNQEIQHLGMPKLEMGIGINTGEVVVGNIGSQKRAKYGVVGSHVNLTGRIESYTVGGQILVSEYTAQDAGDVFRIDGEMKVEPKGIKEPITLYDVGGVSGSYNICLPTEEDNFCTLKEAVPLKYTVLDGKHVVGTLFEGSLIKLSANGAEVVSKNYLTPLSNIKIKVLSKANELNEFGDLYAKVTAKKTDSDMNFAIRFTSVPPDVEALINDLLAKNS encoded by the coding sequence ATGTGGGCAAAGCTGAAACACAAGATTTGGGCGTGGCGTAATGTTTGGATTACAGCGCCTAGTGTTACGGGTTTAGTGTTGCTAATGCGCTTTGCTGGTTGGCTACAACCCTTAGAGTGGGCTGCACTCGATCAATATTTTTTGCTGCGTCCATTAGAACCTACTGACTCACGAGTTGTGATTATTGGCATTAATGAGCTAGATATTACAAATTATAAAAAATGGCCGCTTTCAGATGAGCTACTGGCTAAATTGCTCCTCCAAGTCAAAAAACAGCAGCCAAGAGCAATTGGTCTAGATTTGGTAAGGGATTTACCAGTAGCTCCAGGTCATGAAGAATTAGTGAATGTGTTTAAGACTACACCCAACTTGATTGGGGTTCAGAAAGTACCTGATTTCAGTGGCGACAAAATAAAAGTTGAGGAGAAAGGTTCTGGTTTTGCGCCACCGCCTGTTTTAGCGCGGCAGGGTCAAGTAGCTGGTGCTGATGTAGTACCTGATCCAGACGGGAGGTTGCGTCGTGGGTTGCTATTTTTACAAGATACTGAAGGTAATTCTTTGCAAACTTTAGGGCTGAAGATGGGTTTGATGTATTTAAAAGCCCAAGGTATTACTCCCAAAAAATCAGCAATTGATCCCAAGTATATGCAATTGGGTGAAACCGTATTTGTTCCATTTAAGAATAATGATGGCGGTTATGTGAAAGTTGATGATGGTGGGTATCAAATATTGTTGAATTTTCGAGGGCCCAGAGAGAGTTTTCGCACTATTTCGATGACCGATGTACTTGAGGAAAAGATCCCCTTAGACTTAATGCGCGATCGCATTGTCTTAATTGGGCCTACCGCCGCTAGTTTGAAAGACTTCTTCTACACTCCCTACAGTAGTCGTCTAGTCAAAGCAGTTGAGTTAACCCCTGGAGTAGAAATTCATGCCAATTTAGCCAGCCAAATGATTAGTTCTGTCCTAGATAGTCGCCCTCTAATTAAAGTATGGTCTGAACCTGTGGAATGGTTGTGGATTTTTGTTTGGTCAGTGGTGGGCGCGACCTTAACTTGGAAAGGGCGATTTGCTGGTGGCGTTGCCAAATTTTCACCTTTGCTAATTGCTGGCATGATATTTGCTGTAGGAATCTTATTAGGAGGTACTTATTTTGCTTTCCTAGAAGGTTGGTGGATACCAGTGGTTCCTCCGGCGATCGCTCTCGTAGGATCTGCTGCTATCATCACAATTTATATAGCGCGAACCGCAGGAGAAATTCGCAAAACATTTGGTCGTTATTTGAGCGATGAAGTTGTCGCTAATTTACTTGAAACTCCTGAAGGCTTGAGGTTAGGAGGAGAAAGACGGAAGTTAACCATTTTAATGTCTGATCTTAGGGGTTTCTCGGCTGTATCTGAAAGATTGCGACCAGAAAATGTTGTGGCATTCTTAAACATTTATCTGGGGATAATGGCAGATATCATTACTGAATATAACGGCACTATTGATGAGTTTATTGGTGATGCCATTTTGGTAATTTTTGGTGCGCCGACTCAGCGAGCAGATGATGCTCAAAGGGCTGTAGCTTGTGCTGTGGCTATGCAGTTAGCTATGGAAAGAGTAAATCAAGAAATTCAACATTTGGGTATGCCTAAATTAGAGATGGGCATTGGCATTAATACTGGGGAAGTGGTAGTAGGGAATATTGGTTCACAAAAACGTGCAAAATATGGGGTTGTTGGCAGCCACGTCAATTTAACAGGAAGGATTGAGTCTTATACAGTAGGTGGACAAATTTTAGTTTCTGAATACACGGCGCAAGATGCAGGAGATGTCTTCAGAATTGATGGAGAAATGAAGGTAGAACCCAAGGGGATTAAAGAGCCAATTACACTTTATGATGTAGGGGGTGTAAGCGGAAGTTACAATATATGTTTACCAACAGAAGAGGATAATTTTTGTACACTTAAGGAAGCCGTACCCCTCAAATATACAGTCTTAGATGGTAAGCACGTTGTCGGTACTTTATTTGAAGGAAGCTTAATTAAACTATCAGCTAATGGGGCTGAAGTAGTCTCAAAAAATTATTTAACTCCTTTAAGTAATATAAAAATTAAAGTATTATCGAAAGCAAATGAGCTTAATGAATTTGGAGATCTTTATGCTAAGGTGACAGCGAAAAAAACCGATAGTGATATGAATTTTGCTATTCGTTTTACTTCTGTTCCACCAGACGTGGAAGCTTTGATAAATGATTTGCTTGCTAAAAATAGTTAA
- a CDS encoding 1-acyl-sn-glycerol-3-phosphate acyltransferase, which yields MAKSSVFYPPLLNPLFVRLCQSVIPIIGYWQYRMTLEISKNDLEKLAALGDYRMLLLSNHPSYHDWIAIFLLSARLGNVFYYLAASERFKGKSARFLQMLGAYSIRRGLADRASVAQTLQLLMQPQCQMVVFPEGGCSFQNDTVMPFRVGAVQMAFQAMNKLVKQGEAVPDLYTVPVSLKYRYTGDMNQVIDQTLSQLETALQIQAITSPSSMIPSDKKGGMDSQVQFGQNFYPRLRAIAEKVLVSFEQDYGLYTDEIAQQNWNDRIIQLKSHIIQSCEQKLGLISAPGEAIRERVYKIQNVLESRAESLGKDDFWTYESLHKAAARLLNFDAIYDGYVAANPTSERFLETLFRLEREVFGIRQPIPKGDRKVIIKIGEPVNLKNYFENYQQDKSGTVNLLIKNLQENVQNLLLV from the coding sequence ATGGCTAAATCCTCGGTATTTTACCCGCCCCTATTGAATCCTTTATTTGTCCGTTTATGCCAGAGTGTTATACCAATCATTGGATATTGGCAGTATCGGATGACGTTGGAAATTAGCAAAAACGATTTGGAAAAACTAGCAGCTTTGGGGGATTACCGAATGCTGTTGTTGTCCAACCATCCTAGCTATCACGATTGGATTGCGATATTTTTATTATCAGCAAGATTAGGTAATGTTTTCTACTACTTAGCTGCTAGTGAGCGTTTTAAGGGAAAATCTGCACGCTTTCTGCAAATGCTAGGAGCATATTCTATTCGGCGTGGTTTGGCAGATAGAGCGAGTGTTGCTCAAACTCTTCAATTATTAATGCAACCGCAATGTCAAATGGTAGTTTTTCCAGAAGGTGGTTGTTCGTTTCAGAATGATACTGTTATGCCGTTTAGGGTTGGTGCAGTGCAAATGGCTTTCCAAGCAATGAATAAACTTGTTAAACAAGGTGAAGCTGTACCTGATTTATATACTGTACCTGTAAGTCTTAAGTATCGTTATACAGGAGATATGAATCAGGTAATTGATCAAACTTTGAGTCAATTAGAAACAGCTTTACAAATTCAGGCGATAACCTCACCCTCTAGCATGATTCCAAGTGATAAGAAGGGGGGAATGGATTCTCAGGTTCAGTTTGGACAAAACTTTTATCCGCGTCTTCGTGCTATAGCTGAGAAAGTTTTGGTAAGTTTTGAGCAAGATTATGGTTTATATACAGATGAAATTGCTCAACAAAATTGGAACGATCGCATTATTCAACTTAAATCCCATATTATCCAAAGCTGTGAGCAAAAGTTGGGACTCATATCTGCGCCTGGGGAAGCTATCCGTGAGCGTGTTTATAAAATTCAGAATGTTCTAGAATCTCGTGCTGAATCTTTGGGGAAAGATGACTTTTGGACTTATGAATCGCTTCACAAAGCGGCAGCGAGATTGCTGAATTTTGATGCTATATATGATGGTTATGTTGCAGCTAATCCAACATCAGAAAGGTTTTTAGAAACTTTATTTAGATTAGAACGTGAAGTTTTTGGAATTCGCCAGCCTATTCCTAAAGGTGATAGGAAAGTAATAATTAAAATTGGTGAACCTGTAAATCTGAAAAACTATTTTGAAAATTATCAGCAAGATAAATCTGGTACGGTAAATTTACTGATCAAAAATCTTCAAGAAAATGTTCAGAATTTGCTTTTAGTGTAG